In Mycolicibacterium gilvum, the following are encoded in one genomic region:
- a CDS encoding DUF6262 family protein, producing MTDSRERRITALTEAAKAKSKNKTRDADQAIRRLIKRGEPITFQAVQREAGVSHAFLYNHPELRKRIEHLRGARRKATTDQPADADNTVVITLTRQIAELKKQHRQQVQALRDALERAHGENLDLRRELARRGIHSPPNVASIATTS from the coding sequence ATGACCGACTCCCGAGAACGCCGAATCACCGCCCTCACCGAGGCAGCGAAGGCCAAGTCCAAGAACAAGACCCGAGACGCTGACCAAGCCATCCGCCGACTGATCAAACGCGGCGAACCGATCACGTTCCAAGCCGTGCAACGTGAAGCTGGCGTCTCCCACGCCTTCCTCTACAACCACCCCGAACTGCGCAAACGAATCGAGCATCTACGCGGCGCCCGCCGCAAGGCCACCACCGACCAGCCTGCTGATGCCGACAACACCGTCGTCATCACACTGACCCGCCAGATCGCCGAACTCAAGAAACAGCACCGCCAGCAAGTGCAAGCGCTCCGCGACGCCCTCGAGCGAGCACACGGCGAGAACCTCGACCTACGGCGCGAACTGGCCCGCCGCGGCATCCACTCGCCGCCCAACGTTGCATCGATCGCAACAACGTCCTGA